One window from the genome of Synechococcus sp. PROS-7-1 encodes:
- a CDS encoding lipid-A-disaccharide synthase-related protein, translated as MGRLLLLSNGHGEDLSGSLLAKALANRGHTVEALPLVGRGQPYRDAGIGLIGGTQEFSTGGLGYTSLRGRMTELIQGQVVYLLRRLVRLLRVGHRYDVVVVVGDVIPVMAAWLCRRPVATYLVAYSSHYEGRLRLPWPCATCLQSRRFHAVFSRDQCTADDLSAQLAREVRFLGNPFMDPVLADAGRLPAAQRRLGLLPGSRRPELEQNLSLLLQMIEHLPSELFRQGVLEVDLALVSSLDDPSLHALVQPWGWDLTEASDGSGMQLQRGPRRIHLRRGLFAAVLHSSDLLVCMAGTAAEQAVGLARPVLQLAGRGPQFTAGFAEAQRRLLGPTVFCAQGEPGDIATLEASARLAIELLEKSRFDLDLQRQCQQQALLRLGPAGGGARMAQAISDLVQQPP; from the coding sequence ATGGGGCGCCTGCTCCTGCTCAGCAACGGTCACGGTGAAGATCTATCAGGATCACTGCTGGCCAAGGCACTGGCGAACAGGGGGCACACCGTGGAGGCTCTCCCCCTGGTGGGGCGGGGTCAGCCCTACCGGGATGCGGGCATTGGCCTGATCGGCGGCACTCAGGAATTCAGTACCGGTGGGCTGGGCTACACCAGCCTGCGCGGGCGGATGACTGAACTGATCCAAGGGCAGGTGGTTTATCTGCTGCGCCGATTGGTGCGGCTGCTGCGTGTCGGCCATCGCTACGACGTGGTGGTGGTGGTGGGCGATGTGATTCCGGTGATGGCGGCCTGGCTGTGCCGGCGCCCCGTGGCCACCTATCTCGTGGCCTACTCCAGCCATTACGAGGGCCGACTGCGTTTGCCATGGCCCTGCGCCACCTGCCTCCAGAGCCGACGCTTTCATGCCGTCTTCAGCCGGGATCAATGCACAGCCGATGATCTCAGTGCTCAACTGGCCCGGGAGGTGCGCTTTCTCGGCAATCCCTTCATGGATCCGGTACTGGCCGATGCGGGGAGATTGCCTGCCGCTCAGCGACGGCTCGGCCTACTCCCAGGAAGCCGCCGGCCGGAGCTTGAGCAAAATCTTTCTCTGCTTCTGCAGATGATCGAGCACTTGCCCAGCGAGCTCTTCAGGCAAGGAGTGCTTGAGGTTGATCTGGCGCTCGTGTCCTCCCTCGACGACCCATCCCTGCACGCCCTGGTGCAACCCTGGGGTTGGGACCTGACCGAGGCATCCGACGGTTCTGGCATGCAGCTCCAGCGGGGACCGCGCCGCATCCATCTACGCCGCGGCCTATTCGCGGCCGTTTTGCACAGCTCGGATCTGTTGGTGTGCATGGCTGGAACGGCAGCGGAACAGGCGGTGGGACTGGCACGCCCTGTCTTGCAGCTCGCTGGCCGAGGCCCCCAGTTCACCGCGGGATTCGCCGAAGCCCAGCGACGCTTGCTCGGACCCACGGTGTTCTGTGCCCAGGGGGAACCTGGGGACATCGCCACCCTGGAAGCCTCGGCGAGGCTGGCCATCGAACTCCTCGAAAAGAGCCGCTTCGATTTGGATCTGCAGCGGCAATGTCAACAACAGGCTTTGTTACGGCTTGGCCCCGCCGGAGGAGGCGCCAGGATGGCCCAAGCCATTTCCGATTTAGTTCAGCAGCCGCCATGA